One stretch of Arachis duranensis cultivar V14167 chromosome 1, aradu.V14167.gnm2.J7QH, whole genome shotgun sequence DNA includes these proteins:
- the LOC107481515 gene encoding uncharacterized protein LOC107481515, which translates to MEKGKEIAHSSGVEKGKEVDVDEEYFKERDDDMTNEHQLAFDSIKAYLSKAPIMVNARPYEPLKLYIAASINTIGCMLTQDDENGHERAVYYLSRVLNDIETSFPMLRGCLGKWILALTEFDLQYVPAEAVKGQVIADFLVDNSNNLNDQGTNALLVGWELYLQRGYLSFTEKEFLTDSFSRINGSKHKDGAGVGILIILPEEIPSEFLFELKYPCSNNVTEIHNEIANELAKIALRYRIGPETLKKLASVHQIFVPANEKEALRIDEWEDTDWRKPIAEYLKNPSIPVKRKIKLQAMSFVIMADELNKKGIDGSLLRCLGKDDQNIALGEVHKGICGAHQAGKKIKWVLYRNHVYCLYMIKDCIDYAKHKFILVAIDYFTKWVEAVPLIEFGQNEIIDFIEEHIIHRFGIPQTLSTDQGTMFTGQRIKNFATSRNINMVTSTPYYAQANGQVEAANKILIMLPLEINLNILRVSKQNNLPVDDYWNAMFDELNELDSERILALESMIRQKESVAHSYNR; encoded by the exons ATGGAGAAAGGCAAAGAAATAGCTCATTCTTCGGGGGTTGAAAAAGGCAAGGAGGTTGACGTCGATGAAGAGTATTTCAAAGAAAGAGATGATGATATG ACAAATGAGCATCAATTAGCATTTGATTCGATTAAGGCTTATTTATCTAAGGCTCCAATTATGGTGAATGCTCGTCCATATGAGCCTTTGAAGTTATACATTGCAGCATCTATAAACACAATTGGGTGTATGTTAACCCAAGATGATGAGAATGGCCATGAGCGAGCGGTTTATTACCTTAGTCGGGTGTTAAATGATATCGAGACAAG TTTTCCAATGTTACGAGGATGTTTAGGAAAATGGATACTAGCCCTAACAGAGTTTGATTTACAATATGTCCCAGCCGAAGCTGTGAAAGGTCAGGTCATTGCAGATTTTCTTGTAGATAATTCAAATAATCTGAATGACCAGGGGACAAAT GCATTACTTGTTGGTTgggagctatacttgcaacgaggttATCTCTCCTTTACCGAGAAGGAATTCTTAACCGACAGTTTTTCTCGCATCAATGGATCGAAGCATAAAGATGGTGCAGGAGTTGGAATTCTTATTATCTTACCAGAGGAGATTCCATCAGAATTCTTGTTTGAGTTAAAATATCCTTGCTCGAATAATGTGACAGA GATCCATAATGAAATTGCTAATGAATTAGCCAAAATTGCTTTGAGATATAGAATCGGTCCAGAAACTCTTAAAAAATTGGCTAGTGTCCATCAAATATTCGTGCCTGCGAATGAAAAAGAGGCATTGCGCATAGATGAATGGGAAGATACTGACTGGAGAAAGCCTATTGCTGAATATTTAAAGAATCCTAGTATCCCagttaaaagaaagataaaattgcAGGCGATGAGTTTTGTTATAATGGCTGATGAGTTGAATAAGAAAGGAATTGATGGAAGTTTGTTGAGATGTTTAGgaaaagatgatcaaaatatTGCTTTGGGCGAAGTTCATAAAGGGATATGTGGTGCTCATCAAGCTGGGAAGAAGATAAAATGGGTGTTATATCGCAATCACGTGTATTGCCTATATATGATAAAAGATTGTATTGATTATGCAAAG CATAAATTTATCTTGGTAGCAATTgattactttacaaagtggGTTGAAGCGGTTCCTCTGATAGAATTTGGTCAAAATGAAATAATAGACTTTATTGAGGAACATATAATTCATCGATTCGGAATTCCTCAAACATTGAGCACTGATCAAGGGACTATGTTTACTGGTCAgcgaattaaaaattttgcaactTCAAGGAATATCAATATGGTTACCTCAACTCCTTATTATGCACAGGCTAATGGGCAAGTGGAGGCAGCAAATAAAATTCTGATAA TGCTACCACTAGAgattaatttgaatattttgagAGTGTCGAAACAGAATAATTTGCCAGTCGATGATTACTGGAATGCAATGTTTGATGAGTTGAATGAATTAGATTCAGAGCGAATCCTAGCACTTGAGAGTATGATTCGACAAAAAGAAAGTGTTGCTCATAGTTATAATCGTTGA